The following coding sequences lie in one Mycobacterium sp. Z3061 genomic window:
- a CDS encoding NAD(P)/FAD-dependent oxidoreductase, with amino-acid sequence MKSKPRVLVIGAGFGGLAAAYELSKDGLADVTVLEKADDIGGVWRENTYPGAACDVPSNLYSYSFARKTDWGRRYAEQPDILGYIHDTADRFGLRRLVRTGVEVTSASYDDSTASWRVATSSGDVLEADVLIPAVGQLSRPALPNIPGLDTFAGPSFHSAQWRHDVDLTGKRVAVLGTGASAIQFVPRIRQNAAQVTVFQRSAPYVVPKLDRAYTDKHHAAFANVPGFAAAMRGTIWETTELLGFALTRAAPLARVLKTLASSNLKRHIKDPVLRAKLTPDYAIGCKRVLFSSEWYQALACDNVSVETGAIAEVTPTGVRTSDGQVHEVDVIIYGTGFKATEFLAPMTITGRQGRDLHTEWAEGARAHLGMAVPGFPNMFLIYGPNTNLGSSSIILMMEQQSRYIRQIVQELARGPRARAFEVRRDVEQSYDAGVQSRLERGVWTTCDSWYRTGSGRVTTNWPGLVHEYQRRTKIADLEDYHEVLPVPAEVNA; translated from the coding sequence GGGAGAACACCTACCCCGGGGCCGCGTGCGACGTCCCGTCGAACCTGTACTCGTACTCGTTCGCCCGCAAGACCGACTGGGGGCGGCGATACGCCGAGCAGCCGGACATCCTGGGCTACATTCACGACACCGCCGACCGGTTCGGTCTGCGCCGCCTGGTGCGGACGGGCGTCGAAGTCACCTCCGCCTCCTATGACGACAGCACCGCCAGTTGGCGGGTGGCGACCTCGTCCGGCGACGTGCTGGAGGCCGACGTGCTGATACCCGCGGTCGGGCAGCTGTCGCGGCCGGCGTTGCCGAACATCCCCGGACTCGACACGTTTGCGGGCCCGTCGTTCCATTCGGCTCAGTGGCGCCACGACGTCGACCTGACCGGCAAGCGGGTGGCCGTGCTGGGCACCGGCGCGTCGGCGATCCAGTTCGTCCCCCGTATCCGGCAGAACGCGGCCCAGGTCACCGTCTTTCAGCGGTCGGCGCCCTATGTGGTGCCGAAGCTCGACCGCGCTTACACCGATAAGCACCACGCGGCCTTCGCGAACGTCCCGGGATTCGCCGCGGCCATGCGCGGCACCATTTGGGAGACCACCGAACTTCTGGGTTTCGCGCTGACCAGGGCGGCGCCGCTGGCGCGCGTGCTGAAGACGCTCGCGTCGTCAAACCTCAAGCGTCACATCAAGGATCCGGTGTTGCGGGCGAAGCTCACCCCCGACTACGCGATCGGCTGCAAGCGTGTGCTGTTCAGCAGTGAGTGGTATCAGGCGCTGGCGTGTGACAACGTCTCTGTGGAGACCGGCGCCATCGCGGAGGTGACGCCGACCGGCGTACGGACGTCCGACGGACAGGTGCACGAAGTGGACGTGATCATCTACGGCACCGGCTTCAAGGCCACCGAATTCCTGGCCCCGATGACGATCACCGGCCGCCAGGGACGCGACCTGCACACCGAATGGGCCGAGGGTGCCCGCGCGCACCTCGGCATGGCTGTCCCGGGGTTTCCGAACATGTTCCTGATCTACGGCCCCAACACCAATCTCGGTAGTAGCTCGATCATTTTGATGATGGAGCAGCAGTCCCGCTACATCCGGCAGATCGTGCAGGAACTGGCCCGCGGTCCACGGGCCCGCGCGTTCGAGGTCCGGCGTGATGTCGAGCAGTCCTACGACGCGGGTGTGCAGTCGCGACTCGAGCGCGGCGTCTGGACGACCTGCGACTCCTGGTACCGCACCGGCTCGGGCCGGGTCACCACGAACTGGCCGGGGTTGGTGCACGAATATCAGCGCCGCACCAAGATCGCGGATCTCGAGGACTACCACGAAGTTCTTCCCGTGCCGGCGGAGGTGAACGCGTGA
- a CDS encoding GMC family oxidoreductase — translation MTGYDYDVLVIGSGFGGSVTALRLSEKGYRVGVLEAGRRFRDEDFAKNSWHVRDYLFKPSVGCYGIQRIDVLSDAVVLSGAGVGGGSLVYANTLYEPGDPFYADPRWSGITDWKDELAPWYDQATRMLGVETYPRTTPSDKVMLQIATDLGVADSFHATRVGVCFSGADGLAAPGAPVGDPYFGGAGPDRNACLHCGECMTGCRHNAKNTLVKNYLHLAEKLGAAIHPLTTVVDVRPRRDGGYDVITRRTGSKIRRRRRTFTAEQVVFSAAALGTQRLLHRLRDGGSLPYVSPRLGELSRTNSEAILAVRARRDDVDYSEGVAITSSIHPDEHTHVEPCRYGHDSNLMGLMGTVLVDGLDGVGKGRGRWRTGMKELVRQRRDLRRLLNPRRWSQQTIPLLVMQTHDNSLTTFTRPGLFGRRMVTRQGVGEPNPTWIPVGHEVARRAAEHTDGIAGGAWADLADIPMTGHFIGGCVIGETAADGVVDPYHRMHGHPGLHVIDGSTITANLGVNPSLTITALAERATSLWPNKGEPDPRPPVGSGYVRVSPVVPVNPAVPASAPGALRPDRDYAR, via the coding sequence GTGACCGGATACGACTATGACGTGCTGGTGATCGGGTCCGGCTTCGGCGGCAGCGTCACCGCACTGCGGCTCAGCGAGAAGGGTTACCGCGTAGGCGTTCTGGAGGCGGGACGGCGGTTCCGCGACGAGGACTTCGCGAAGAACAGTTGGCACGTGCGGGATTACCTGTTCAAGCCGTCGGTCGGTTGCTACGGCATCCAGCGGATCGACGTGCTGTCGGACGCCGTGGTGCTCAGCGGTGCCGGGGTGGGCGGGGGCTCGCTGGTTTATGCGAACACCCTCTACGAGCCCGGTGACCCCTTCTACGCCGACCCGCGCTGGAGCGGCATCACCGATTGGAAGGACGAGCTCGCCCCCTGGTACGACCAGGCCACCCGGATGCTGGGCGTCGAAACCTACCCGCGCACAACACCTTCGGACAAGGTGATGCTGCAGATAGCCACCGACCTCGGCGTCGCCGACTCTTTCCATGCCACCCGCGTCGGGGTGTGTTTCAGCGGCGCCGACGGGCTGGCCGCCCCGGGCGCACCGGTGGGTGACCCCTATTTCGGTGGTGCCGGCCCGGACCGCAACGCCTGCCTGCACTGCGGCGAATGCATGACGGGCTGCCGGCACAACGCCAAGAACACCCTGGTGAAGAACTACCTGCACCTGGCCGAAAAGCTCGGTGCGGCAATCCATCCGCTGACCACGGTGGTCGACGTGCGACCGCGCCGCGACGGCGGGTACGACGTGATCACCCGTCGCACCGGGAGCAAGATCCGCCGGCGGCGCCGGACGTTCACCGCCGAGCAGGTGGTGTTCTCCGCGGCGGCACTGGGTACCCAGAGGCTGTTGCACCGGTTGCGCGACGGCGGCAGTCTGCCGTACGTCTCGCCGCGCCTGGGGGAGTTGTCGCGGACCAACTCCGAGGCGATCCTGGCGGTGCGGGCGCGCCGCGATGACGTGGATTACTCCGAGGGCGTGGCCATCACCTCATCCATCCACCCCGACGAGCACACCCACGTCGAGCCGTGCCGCTACGGCCACGATTCCAACCTGATGGGGTTGATGGGAACTGTTCTGGTCGACGGGTTGGACGGGGTCGGCAAGGGGCGCGGCCGGTGGCGGACCGGCATGAAAGAGCTTGTGCGGCAACGCCGGGACCTGCGGCGGCTGCTCAATCCCAGGCGCTGGTCGCAGCAGACCATCCCGCTGCTGGTGATGCAGACCCACGATAATTCGCTCACCACGTTCACCCGGCCCGGGCTGTTCGGCCGCCGCATGGTGACCCGGCAGGGGGTGGGCGAGCCGAACCCGACCTGGATCCCGGTCGGCCACGAGGTGGCCCGGCGGGCGGCCGAGCACACCGACGGGATCGCCGGCGGCGCCTGGGCAGATCTTGCGGACATCCCGATGACGGGACACTTCATCGGGGGCTGTGTGATCGGCGAGACCGCGGCGGACGGCGTGGTGGACCCGTATCACCGCATGCACGGGCACCCCGGGTTACACGTGATCGACGGGTCCACGATCACCGCGAACCTGGGCGTGAATCCGTCGCTCACCATCACCGCGCTGGCCGAGCGCGCCACGTCGCTGTGGCCGAACAAGGGCGAGCCGGACCCACGCCCGCCCGTCGGCTCCGGTTATGTTCGTGTCTCGCCGGTGGTGCCGGTTAATCCCGCCGTTCCGGCGAGTGCGCCTGGCGCTTTGCGCCCGGACCGGGACTACGCTCGGTAG
- a CDS encoding 3-keto-5-aminohexanoate cleavage protein: protein MGPVIIECAINGATSKATNPHVPVEPSEITADALACIEAGAAIIHNHIDRYGITVEQAAERYLEAWRPVLAARPDALLYPTIHFGEGFSISYEHLIPLAAAGLRVGLADPGSVNLGGTDAAGIPTGNLVYSNSFDTIARAFKICHQAGLGPSLAIYEPGFLRTTLAWWRAGRLPRGAMIKLYFSTELGYLGAPFGLPPTERALEAYLELLDGCDIPWAVSVVGGDLCASPVAKLALERGGHLHLGLEFYRGDRTPTNVELVEEAVDLCGRFGRPVASPDEAVQILGLK, encoded by the coding sequence GTGGGACCCGTCATCATCGAGTGCGCCATCAACGGCGCCACCTCGAAGGCGACGAATCCTCATGTGCCCGTGGAACCTTCGGAGATCACCGCGGACGCTTTGGCCTGCATCGAGGCGGGTGCGGCGATCATCCACAACCACATCGACCGTTACGGCATTACCGTCGAGCAGGCCGCCGAGCGATATCTCGAAGCATGGCGACCTGTGCTCGCGGCCCGGCCTGATGCCCTGCTCTACCCGACGATCCACTTCGGCGAGGGTTTCTCCATCTCTTACGAACACCTCATCCCGCTCGCCGCGGCCGGTTTGCGCGTCGGGCTCGCCGACCCCGGGTCGGTCAACCTCGGGGGTACCGACGCCGCGGGCATACCTACCGGGAATCTGGTTTACAGCAACTCTTTTGACACGATCGCCAGGGCCTTCAAGATATGCCATCAAGCCGGGCTGGGCCCCAGCCTGGCCATCTATGAACCCGGCTTCCTGCGGACCACGCTGGCCTGGTGGCGCGCGGGCCGGTTGCCGCGGGGCGCGATGATCAAGCTCTACTTCTCCACCGAACTCGGTTATCTCGGAGCGCCCTTCGGGCTACCCCCGACCGAGCGGGCGCTGGAGGCCTACCTGGAATTGCTTGACGGATGCGACATTCCGTGGGCGGTCTCGGTCGTCGGCGGTGACCTCTGCGCCAGTCCGGTGGCCAAGCTCGCGCTGGAACGAGGCGGGCACCTGCACCTGGGACTTGAGTTCTACCGCGGCGACCGCACCCCGACCAACGTCGAGTTGGTGGAAGAGGCCGTGGACCTGTGTGGTCGCTTCGGCCGGCCCGTTGCTTCGCCGGATGAGGCCGTGCAGATTCTCGGTCTCAAGTAA
- a CDS encoding PecA family PE domain-processing aspartic protease, translating into MSLVVVVPDVVAASALRLSGVSAGLVDANAVSAVATTDVLAAGVDEVSAAIAALFSSHGRQYQLLNAQADAWHARFMQTLCAASGSYAAAEASGAATLQTLEQDVLALINAPTNALLGRPLIGPGADGTTNAQGIGTPGGAGGILIGSGGNGGNSTAAGAAGGAGGAAGLIGTGGNGGSGGWGALGGAGGTGGLLYGNGGWGGAGGPVGIGGAGGNAILWGTGGGGGTGGELAAGGVGGNGGFLIGTGGGGGTGGVLGAGGLGGKAGLLGTAGAQGAAGGQPTVALTYTSTNNYSTINLSVGGAPPIVTEVDTGSGGLVIPITELDAQTIANLGPSVGTGSVDYGGFQINHYTIYKAPVDFGNGMLTQPTTIGVIDKVEEYQNGSWVPVPQSDWSNPKYAISANMGVGVGGAVDQGLTSPLHQLPGVLNQGFLMNEPAGQLQFGPNPFTPVTSVSGGWYSTALGVQITYNGVSSAITPIVYQGDGYAVIDSGGLGGNFPHYTLPTSLSQLTVGDNLPVGTTVSVYATGTQTLLYTETVTDTMKALGNQPYVSSASDGANTGYYPFLQGPIYFSYSPADLGTAIWNYPPNSP; encoded by the coding sequence ATGTCGTTGGTAGTTGTTGTGCCGGACGTGGTGGCAGCTTCGGCGTTGCGGTTGTCAGGTGTCAGTGCCGGGCTGGTTGACGCGAATGCCGTTTCGGCAGTAGCGACTACGGATGTGCTCGCCGCCGGCGTCGACGAGGTGTCGGCCGCGATCGCGGCGCTGTTCTCGTCGCACGGCCGGCAGTATCAGCTGCTCAACGCGCAGGCGGATGCGTGGCATGCCCGCTTCATGCAGACGCTGTGCGCCGCAAGCGGCAGCTATGCGGCGGCTGAGGCCAGTGGCGCGGCGACGCTGCAGACGCTTGAGCAGGATGTGCTGGCGCTGATCAACGCACCGACCAACGCCTTGTTGGGGCGTCCGCTGATCGGCCCCGGCGCGGACGGCACCACCAACGCGCAGGGGATCGGAACTCCCGGTGGTGCCGGCGGAATCCTGATCGGCAGCGGCGGTAACGGGGGTAACAGCACGGCGGCGGGCGCAGCCGGCGGTGCGGGCGGCGCAGCCGGCCTGATCGGCACCGGCGGCAATGGCGGGTCCGGCGGCTGGGGCGCGCTCGGCGGGGCCGGTGGCACCGGCGGCCTGCTGTACGGCAATGGTGGGTGGGGCGGTGCCGGCGGGCCAGTCGGCATCGGGGGCGCCGGCGGCAACGCCATCCTGTGGGGCACTGGTGGCGGCGGCGGGACCGGCGGCGAACTGGCGGCAGGCGGCGTCGGCGGCAATGGCGGCTTCCTGATCGGAACCGGCGGGGGCGGCGGGACCGGCGGAGTCCTCGGCGCCGGCGGTCTCGGCGGGAAAGCCGGCCTGCTTGGTACCGCGGGTGCTCAGGGCGCCGCGGGCGGCCAGCCCACCGTCGCGCTGACCTACACCAGCACCAACAACTACTCGACCATCAACCTCTCCGTGGGTGGCGCGCCGCCAATCGTCACGGAGGTGGACACCGGATCCGGCGGCCTCGTCATCCCGATCACCGAACTCGATGCGCAGACCATAGCCAACCTGGGCCCGTCGGTCGGCACCGGTTCGGTGGACTACGGCGGATTCCAGATCAATCACTACACCATCTACAAGGCGCCGGTGGACTTCGGCAACGGCATGCTCACCCAGCCGACCACCATCGGCGTCATCGACAAGGTGGAGGAATATCAGAACGGAAGTTGGGTGCCAGTGCCGCAATCCGACTGGTCGAACCCGAAGTACGCCATCAGCGCCAACATGGGCGTGGGTGTCGGGGGTGCGGTTGACCAGGGCCTGACCAGCCCCCTGCATCAACTGCCGGGCGTGCTCAACCAGGGTTTCCTGATGAACGAACCCGCGGGTCAACTCCAGTTCGGGCCCAACCCGTTCACCCCCGTTACCTCCGTGTCCGGCGGCTGGTACTCCACCGCCCTGGGAGTCCAAATCACCTACAACGGAGTGAGTTCGGCTATCACACCGATCGTCTATCAGGGCGACGGGTACGCGGTGATCGATTCCGGTGGCCTGGGCGGCAACTTCCCGCACTACACGCTTCCAACGTCCCTCTCTCAGTTGACGGTCGGCGACAATCTGCCTGTGGGAACGACGGTTTCGGTGTATGCCACCGGTACCCAGACGTTGCTGTACACCGAGACGGTGACGGACACCATGAAGGCGCTGGGCAATCAGCCGTATGTCTCGTCCGCGTCGGACGGGGCGAATACCGGGTATTACCCCTTCCTGCAGGGGCCGATCTATTTCTCCTACAGTCCCGCCGATCTTGGGACCGCGATCTGGAATTACCCGCCAAACAGCCCGTGA
- a CDS encoding carboxylesterase family protein yields MLVDDDGTVLNAHGIPYATAERFAAPIPAPRHCEPRDATRRGAACPQATSRLDFVNGPIADSLAKSEQCQVLSVTAPHDAQGLPVMLWFHGGANMSGSGEAPKYDPDALAREGRVVVVTVSYRLGIFGYLNPDADGEANLGLRDQILALRWTRRYITSFGGDPARVTVFGQSAGGDAVLSLMLGSQTAGLFHRAILQSAPLGLRKGREAMTAAMRDAVTAALADVAAGEATVEQLLDAQTAAVTTAQRFGLVGGFPFAPIAGVDPMPAAGDESRVLADVAGRVEILVGYTRNDADAFVAMDPRGQRLARLGLPGRVMARLLGDVLTRRIFGGPARGLAKFWTSSGGAAATFRVDWSPPGAPFRACHCIELPLLFGTPETWADAPMLGPGPDSIDTELARRTRGYWAAFAHHGVAGLARSSLRI; encoded by the coding sequence ATGCTTGTCGACGACGACGGCACTGTCCTGAATGCCCACGGCATTCCCTATGCGACTGCCGAACGGTTCGCCGCGCCCATTCCCGCCCCGAGGCACTGCGAGCCGCGCGACGCGACCAGGCGCGGTGCGGCGTGCCCGCAGGCAACGTCGCGGCTCGACTTCGTCAATGGCCCGATCGCCGACAGCCTCGCCAAAAGTGAACAGTGCCAGGTACTCAGCGTCACGGCACCGCACGACGCGCAGGGATTGCCGGTGATGTTGTGGTTCCACGGCGGGGCGAACATGTCGGGCAGCGGAGAGGCACCCAAATATGACCCGGACGCGCTAGCCAGGGAAGGGCGCGTCGTGGTCGTCACCGTCAGCTACCGGCTCGGCATCTTCGGATACCTCAACCCCGACGCGGACGGGGAAGCAAACCTGGGTTTGCGGGATCAGATTCTGGCGTTGCGGTGGACGCGGCGCTACATCACGTCGTTCGGCGGCGACCCAGCGCGCGTGACGGTCTTCGGTCAGTCCGCGGGCGGAGATGCGGTGCTGTCATTGATGCTCGGCAGCCAGACCGCGGGTCTGTTCCACCGCGCGATCCTGCAAAGCGCCCCGCTCGGTCTGCGAAAGGGTAGAGAGGCGATGACGGCCGCGATGCGGGACGCGGTGACCGCGGCGCTCGCGGATGTCGCCGCTGGCGAGGCCACAGTGGAACAGCTGCTCGACGCCCAGACTGCCGCTGTGACAACGGCACAACGATTCGGCTTGGTCGGCGGATTTCCGTTCGCACCCATCGCAGGCGTGGACCCGATGCCTGCCGCGGGCGACGAAAGCCGCGTACTCGCGGACGTGGCCGGCCGGGTCGAGATACTCGTCGGATACACCCGCAACGACGCTGACGCGTTCGTCGCCATGGACCCACGGGGGCAACGACTTGCACGTCTGGGTTTACCGGGCCGAGTCATGGCGCGGTTGCTCGGTGACGTACTGACAAGGCGGATATTCGGCGGGCCCGCGCGTGGCCTGGCCAAGTTCTGGACGTCGAGTGGCGGCGCCGCCGCGACCTTCCGGGTGGACTGGTCACCTCCCGGCGCGCCCTTTCGCGCGTGTCACTGCATCGAACTGCCGCTGCTGTTCGGCACGCCGGAGACCTGGGCCGACGCGCCGATGCTCGGTCCGGGACCCGACTCGATCGACACCGAGCTGGCTCGCAGGACGCGAGGTTACTGGGCCGCCTTCGCCCACCACGGCGTCGCCGGCTTAGCCAGGTCCTCGCTCCGAATCTGA
- a CDS encoding DUF302 domain-containing protein, protein MSASETPFQGVRVRYDSAKSYDELVTALLADIGDQPVPLAEVTKPSDSWRSYQAGVEPHVGPSGFMLFALIDHGSWLPNAGIDRRALRVILGNPLIAITMLRHDVTAGLFAPVELLVLDEPNGSSLTYVKPSSLMVVEPNPELLSAAEQLDAKLAALADKVTRSDSERGPG, encoded by the coding sequence ATGTCAGCGTCTGAGACCCCCTTCCAGGGCGTACGTGTGCGATACGACAGCGCCAAGAGCTATGACGAACTGGTGACAGCCTTGCTCGCCGACATCGGCGATCAACCGGTACCCCTTGCCGAAGTCACCAAGCCGTCAGACAGCTGGCGAAGCTATCAGGCCGGGGTCGAACCACACGTCGGCCCAAGTGGATTCATGCTTTTCGCGCTGATCGACCATGGGTCCTGGCTGCCCAATGCCGGCATCGACCGCAGGGCGCTGCGCGTCATCCTCGGCAATCCCCTGATCGCGATCACCATGCTGCGTCACGACGTGACCGCGGGCCTGTTCGCCCCGGTGGAGTTGCTCGTCCTTGACGAACCGAACGGCAGCAGCCTCACCTACGTCAAGCCGTCGTCGCTGATGGTCGTCGAACCAAATCCTGAATTGCTGAGCGCCGCAGAGCAACTCGACGCCAAGCTGGCAGCGTTGGCCGACAAGGTGACCCGCTCAGATTCGGAGCGAGGACCTGGCTAA
- a CDS encoding nitrilase-related carbon-nitrogen hydrolase, giving the protein MTVIRAAAVQLSPVLYSREGTVDKVVAKIADLGARGVQFATFPETVIPYYPYFSFVQRPFQMRSQHLRLMEQAVTVPSSSVEAIGAAARTAHMVVSVGVTERDGGSLYNTQLLFDADGTLIQRRRKTTPTYHERMVWGQGDGSGLRAVESAVGRIGQLACWEHYNPLARYALIADGEQIHSAMFPGSFGGDLFAEQTEISVRNHALESGAFVVNATAWLDADQQAQIAADTDSPTAPISGGFFTAIISPQGEYLGEPLRSGEGEVVADLDFSLIDTRKILMDASGHYSRPELLSLRVDRTPTPHVHETIHPEAVEHVSV; this is encoded by the coding sequence ATGACCGTAATCCGCGCTGCCGCAGTGCAACTCAGTCCGGTGCTGTACAGCCGGGAGGGCACTGTCGACAAGGTGGTCGCCAAGATCGCGGACCTGGGCGCCCGCGGCGTCCAGTTCGCGACCTTTCCCGAGACGGTCATCCCCTACTACCCATACTTTTCCTTCGTCCAGCGACCGTTCCAAATGCGTTCGCAACACCTGAGATTGATGGAGCAGGCGGTGACGGTACCGTCGTCGTCCGTCGAGGCGATCGGGGCGGCTGCCCGGACCGCCCACATGGTGGTGTCGGTCGGAGTCACCGAACGCGACGGAGGGTCGCTGTACAACACACAGTTGCTGTTCGACGCCGACGGCACGCTGATTCAGCGGCGCCGCAAGACAACTCCCACCTACCACGAGCGGATGGTCTGGGGACAGGGCGACGGAAGCGGGTTGCGCGCGGTGGAGAGCGCTGTCGGGCGCATCGGTCAGTTGGCCTGCTGGGAGCACTACAACCCACTGGCTCGGTACGCGCTGATCGCCGATGGCGAGCAGATCCACTCGGCCATGTTCCCGGGATCGTTCGGGGGTGACCTGTTCGCCGAACAGACAGAGATCAGCGTGCGCAATCATGCGCTGGAGTCGGGTGCGTTCGTCGTCAATGCCACCGCTTGGCTCGACGCCGATCAGCAGGCACAGATCGCGGCGGACACGGACAGCCCCACCGCGCCGATCTCGGGCGGTTTCTTCACCGCGATTATCTCGCCCCAGGGCGAGTACCTCGGCGAGCCGCTGCGCTCCGGTGAAGGCGAGGTCGTGGCCGACCTGGACTTCTCGCTGATCGACACCCGCAAGATCCTGATGGATGCCAGCGGGCACTACAGCCGACCCGAACTCCTGAGCTTGCGGGTCGATCGCACTCCCACCCCACACGTGCACGAGACCATTCACCCTGAGGCGGTCGAACATGTCAGCGTCTGA
- a CDS encoding thiolase family protein, with translation MTRDAVIVGAVRTPVGKGKANGALHGVLPADLLAHSLREVVARSGVDPAQVDDVIAGAVTQVGDQAVNIARNALLGAGFPESVPGTTVDRQCGSSQQAISFAAQGVIAGAYDIVIAGGVESMSRVPMGTSVLPGSNPFGEDMARRYPDGLVPQGISAELIAAKWGFSRAQLDEFSAASHEKAARATKEGLFDNELIPIAGLSSDEIIRPGTTVDTLAGLKPAFYSEAMAARFPQINWQITPGNSSPLSDGSAAVMITSSEVAAKLGLKPLARIHTATAVGSDPLYMLTGVIPATERVLQRAGLTLADIDLFEVNEAFAPVVLAWAQDTGADLAKTNVNGGAIAIGHPLGASGARIMTTMVNALEQRGGRYALQTMCEGGGMANATIIERL, from the coding sequence ATGACCCGTGATGCCGTGATCGTCGGCGCAGTTCGAACCCCTGTCGGCAAGGGCAAAGCCAACGGAGCGCTGCACGGCGTGCTGCCGGCCGATCTGCTGGCCCACAGCCTGCGCGAGGTGGTGGCCCGTTCGGGCGTGGATCCCGCGCAGGTCGACGACGTCATCGCCGGCGCCGTCACCCAGGTCGGCGACCAGGCCGTCAACATCGCCCGTAATGCGTTGCTGGGGGCCGGATTTCCGGAGTCGGTGCCCGGCACCACAGTCGACCGCCAGTGCGGCAGCAGCCAGCAGGCGATCAGCTTCGCCGCCCAGGGCGTGATCGCCGGCGCCTACGACATCGTCATCGCCGGCGGTGTGGAGTCGATGAGCCGGGTGCCGATGGGCACGTCGGTATTGCCGGGCAGCAACCCGTTCGGTGAGGACATGGCGCGGCGCTACCCCGACGGGCTGGTGCCGCAGGGCATCAGCGCGGAGCTGATCGCCGCGAAGTGGGGCTTCTCACGCGCCCAACTCGACGAGTTCTCCGCGGCCAGCCACGAGAAGGCCGCCCGCGCCACCAAGGAGGGGTTGTTCGACAACGAACTCATCCCGATCGCGGGGCTGTCCAGCGACGAGATCATCCGGCCCGGCACCACCGTCGACACCCTGGCCGGGCTCAAGCCGGCGTTCTACAGTGAGGCGATGGCGGCGCGGTTCCCGCAGATCAACTGGCAGATCACGCCGGGCAACTCCTCCCCGCTGTCCGACGGCAGCGCGGCGGTGATGATCACCAGCAGCGAGGTGGCGGCGAAGCTGGGCCTGAAGCCGCTGGCCCGCATCCATACGGCCACCGCGGTGGGATCCGACCCGCTCTACATGCTGACCGGCGTCATACCTGCCACCGAACGGGTGCTGCAGCGTGCCGGCTTGACGCTCGCCGACATCGACCTGTTCGAGGTCAACGAGGCGTTCGCGCCCGTGGTCCTGGCCTGGGCACAGGACACTGGCGCGGACCTGGCCAAGACCAACGTCAACGGCGGCGCTATTGCGATCGGTCACCCGCTGGGCGCCAGTGGTGCCCGCATCATGACCACCATGGTCAACGCGCTCGAGCAGCGCGGCGGACGCTACGCGCTGCAGACGATGTGCGAGGGCGGCGGCATGGCCAACGCCACCATCATCGAGCGGCTCTAG
- a CDS encoding helix-turn-helix domain-containing protein: MTMLQGPLADRESWSAVGECAIEKTMAVVGTKSAMLIMREAYYGTTRFDDFARRVGITKAATSARLGELVDLGLLQRRPYREPGQRRRDEYVLTESGIEFMPVVWSLFQWGQRHLPGKHRLRLEHVGCGAAAEVQIRCAEGHLVPAEELGMRVVKSP; the protein is encoded by the coding sequence GTGACAATGCTGCAGGGGCCGCTTGCTGATCGGGAGTCGTGGTCGGCGGTCGGGGAATGCGCGATCGAGAAGACGATGGCCGTGGTCGGCACCAAGTCCGCCATGCTGATCATGCGCGAGGCCTATTACGGCACCACCCGGTTCGACGACTTCGCCCGCCGGGTCGGCATCACCAAGGCCGCGACGTCGGCCCGGTTGGGCGAGCTCGTCGACCTCGGACTGCTGCAACGCCGCCCCTATCGCGAGCCCGGGCAGCGCAGGCGCGACGAGTATGTGCTCACCGAGTCGGGCATCGAGTTCATGCCGGTGGTGTGGTCGCTGTTCCAGTGGGGTCAGCGGCATCTGCCGGGCAAACACCGGCTCAGGCTGGAACACGTGGGTTGTGGCGCCGCCGCAGAAGTCCAAATCCGCTGTGCCGAGGGGCATCTCGTTCCCGCGGAGGAGCTGGGTATGCGGGTGGTCAAGTCTCCCTGA